In one window of Thalassotalea agarivorans DNA:
- a CDS encoding SLC13 family permease, with protein sequence MLMQLLMLAIFVGTFVGLFKFQDSPARVFMGTILACLIFSFVSSEEVLKNAVNPGLVTLLLLVLASFAIERTSILRKISSTMLSGSRFKTTLKTLSITAVSSALMNNTAVVASLISTIKANTVINPGKLLIPLSFAAILGGTLTLVGTSTNLIVNSLFIDKGYSGFNFFDFTLIGLAALLACFVVIILRRNSLPNMELENVESAEYFVEAEVSAESKLIGLTIEENDLRKLDSLFLVEIIRNDRLISPVAPDEFIHAGDKLIFTGDISKVKVLQQFDGLTLFAEKDGLLRENLTEVLVKPGAAIIGKSLKSAGFRARFDAAVVALRREGGVLSGKLGDIVIQAGDYLVLAVGNDFSSRTNLSKNFYILSGHEPDNILSGWRDISTIAGFIFTIAISVVTDISLLSCLFFYLSFLVFSGGLNVDEIKRRFPLEIWTIVLGALTLATALENSGVMVIFAQWAESLLAGQSIYVAFVLVFFITLLTTELVTNNAAAALVFPIAYNLALAFDVNIMPFVMAVAFGASGSFISPYGYQTNVMVFNAANYKIQDFIKFGIPVSITYSAVVLYMIPKVFPF encoded by the coding sequence ATGCTAATGCAATTGCTCATGCTGGCAATCTTTGTTGGTACCTTTGTCGGCTTATTCAAATTTCAAGACTCGCCTGCGCGTGTGTTTATGGGCACCATTCTCGCCTGTCTTATTTTTTCATTTGTTTCCTCAGAAGAAGTACTTAAGAACGCAGTTAACCCAGGGTTAGTCACCTTACTTTTACTGGTACTCGCGTCATTTGCAATTGAGCGAACTAGTATCCTTAGAAAAATAAGCTCTACCATGTTAAGTGGCTCTAGATTTAAAACCACACTAAAAACCTTGTCGATTACTGCTGTGTCCTCTGCGTTAATGAACAATACCGCTGTAGTTGCTTCACTTATCAGTACCATTAAAGCAAACACGGTAATAAACCCTGGTAAATTACTTATACCGTTGTCTTTTGCCGCGATATTGGGCGGAACGCTAACGTTAGTAGGTACATCCACTAACTTAATCGTAAATTCTTTGTTTATCGATAAGGGGTATTCTGGTTTTAACTTTTTTGATTTTACTTTGATAGGTTTAGCTGCATTACTAGCTTGTTTTGTTGTTATTATTTTACGTCGCAATAGCTTGCCAAATATGGAGCTTGAAAATGTAGAATCAGCAGAATATTTCGTTGAAGCAGAGGTAAGCGCAGAGTCTAAACTGATTGGCTTAACCATTGAAGAAAACGATTTACGTAAACTAGATTCATTGTTTTTGGTTGAAATCATTCGCAATGACCGGTTGATTTCGCCAGTTGCTCCCGATGAGTTTATCCACGCCGGTGACAAACTGATTTTTACTGGCGACATTTCCAAAGTAAAAGTGCTTCAGCAGTTCGACGGCTTAACCCTGTTTGCTGAAAAAGATGGTCTTTTGCGAGAGAACTTAACCGAAGTATTGGTAAAGCCTGGTGCGGCAATTATTGGGAAAAGCTTAAAATCAGCGGGCTTTCGTGCAAGATTTGACGCGGCGGTCGTTGCGCTAAGGCGTGAAGGGGGCGTGTTATCAGGTAAGCTTGGTGATATTGTTATACAAGCTGGTGATTACTTAGTGCTTGCTGTAGGTAATGACTTTAGCTCACGTACCAACTTGTCAAAAAATTTCTATATTCTGTCGGGGCATGAACCAGATAACATTTTATCGGGTTGGCGAGATATTTCGACAATAGCAGGGTTTATTTTTACGATTGCTATCTCAGTTGTCACAGATATATCACTACTTAGTTGTTTGTTTTTCTACCTCTCATTTTTAGTGTTTTCAGGTGGCTTAAATGTCGATGAAATTAAACGCCGATTCCCACTTGAGATTTGGACAATTGTACTTGGCGCATTAACACTCGCCACGGCACTTGAAAATAGTGGTGTTATGGTGATTTTTGCCCAGTGGGCAGAATCCCTTTTAGCGGGGCAAAGTATATACGTAGCCTTTGTTTTGGTCTTTTTTATCACATTATTGACCACTGAACTTGTCACAAACAATGCTGCAGCAGCATTAGTGTTTCCAATCGCATACAACTTGGCGCTCGCGTTTGACGTCAACATTATGCCTTTTGTAATGGCTGTAGCCTTTGGTGCTAGTGGTAGTTTTATTAGCCCGTACGGCTATCAAACCAATGTCATGGTATTTAACGCAGCAAATTACAAGATTCAAGACTTTATAAAATTCGGGATACCGGTATCCATTACCTATTCAGCGGTAGTGCTGTATATGATCCCAAAAGTATTTCCATTTTAA
- the cysC gene encoding adenylyl-sulfate kinase, whose translation MTMKTENTVWHEQKVSKSQRGQLKKQKPCLLWYTGLSGSGKSTVANAVDALLFERGHHSYLLDGDNVRHGLNGDLGFTDTDRIENIRRLSEVAKLFTDAGLIVSTAFISPFASDRQQAREKLPEGEFIEVFIDTPIEICEQRDPKGLYKKARAGEIKNFTGIDSSYDVPVSPEIHVETAKLSIEECAMQIVSYLEKNGFLEA comes from the coding sequence ATGACAATGAAAACAGAAAATACGGTTTGGCACGAGCAAAAAGTGAGCAAATCGCAACGTGGCCAATTAAAAAAACAAAAACCTTGTTTACTTTGGTATACCGGCTTAAGTGGCTCTGGCAAATCTACGGTGGCAAATGCCGTGGATGCGCTATTGTTTGAGCGAGGTCATCATAGCTATTTGTTAGATGGCGACAATGTGCGCCATGGTCTCAATGGTGATTTAGGATTTACGGATACAGATAGAATCGAAAATATTCGTCGATTGAGTGAAGTGGCTAAGTTGTTTACTGATGCTGGCCTTATTGTGTCCACAGCGTTTATTTCTCCTTTTGCAAGCGATCGTCAGCAAGCACGAGAAAAATTACCTGAAGGTGAGTTTATCGAAGTATTTATTGATACCCCGATAGAAATTTGTGAACAGCGCGATCCCAAAGGGCTATACAAGAAAGCTCGCGCAGGCGAAATTAAAAATTTCACTGGCATTGACTCAAGCTATGATGTTCCTGTGTCGCCTGAAATTCATGTGGAAACCGCAAAGTTATCCATTGAAGAATGTGCTATGCAGATTGTCAGTTATTTAGAGAAAAACGGATTTTTAGAGGCCTAA